The Corynebacterium confusum genome has a window encoding:
- a CDS encoding ABC transporter family substrate-binding protein, with protein sequence MTKPFRGAIALLSAGLLGGGVVSACAANPGPPPVVEEAPSEPSATSTTTTPPPEPAERSRVAVGVDPLQAGLNPHLLADNQQVVEDIADLVLPSVFHGDRLDTDVVDSAEEVEPPEGVAQRLRYEISSAAQWSDGTPLTSADFSYLWEKMRSTPGVKSPAAYQAISAVHSSDGGKIVTVDLSTRVADWRVLFQHLLPAHLLEEGDASFSAALANDIPASAGRFLVASVDNARGMITLNRNDRYWGAEPAQLDVVELHYMRSSQQAVNMLRTGQVGFTDIRPEQTTMESLSLVPGVDAQTQGGLRQLRLQLSIRTLADAPARRALASLVDTDQLARLATGRSADLDVARNPVGAGADLTPLREFAENRPIRLAADPSDVPATNAAHALVDVLTSQGIDAEVVGEKMSVITSTLLPNERADAVLAWHDLSLQPADFADYFVCPGPENKAVGDLSGYCPEEAEAQLGRILGGEYSGEQALEQVRALNAAQTLYVPIVDETRVHAVGRGIAGPAGTPAEWSLESAPTWKEGERDEN encoded by the coding sequence GTGACAAAGCCGTTTCGCGGCGCGATAGCGCTGCTAAGCGCCGGCCTGCTGGGCGGCGGGGTCGTAAGCGCCTGCGCGGCGAACCCGGGCCCGCCGCCGGTGGTGGAGGAGGCGCCGTCGGAGCCCTCGGCCACCTCGACCACGACCACCCCGCCGCCAGAGCCGGCCGAGCGCTCCCGGGTGGCCGTCGGCGTCGACCCGCTGCAGGCCGGGCTCAACCCGCACCTGCTCGCCGACAACCAGCAAGTCGTCGAAGACATCGCCGACCTCGTGCTGCCGTCTGTTTTCCACGGCGATCGGCTCGATACCGACGTGGTGGACTCCGCCGAGGAAGTCGAGCCCCCGGAGGGTGTGGCCCAGCGCCTGCGCTACGAGATTTCCTCGGCTGCCCAATGGTCCGACGGCACCCCGTTGACCTCGGCCGACTTCAGCTACCTGTGGGAGAAGATGCGCAGCACCCCGGGGGTCAAGTCCCCGGCCGCCTACCAGGCAATTAGCGCGGTCCATAGCTCCGACGGCGGCAAGATCGTCACCGTGGACTTGTCCACCCGCGTGGCGGACTGGCGCGTGCTGTTCCAACACCTCCTGCCAGCCCATCTGCTGGAGGAGGGCGACGCCTCCTTTAGTGCGGCCCTGGCCAACGACATTCCGGCCTCGGCCGGGCGCTTCCTGGTCGCCTCCGTGGACAACGCCCGCGGGATGATCACCTTGAACCGCAACGACCGCTACTGGGGCGCGGAGCCGGCCCAGCTGGACGTGGTCGAGCTGCACTACATGCGCTCTTCCCAGCAGGCCGTCAACATGCTGCGCACCGGGCAGGTCGGCTTCACCGACATCCGCCCGGAGCAGACCACCATGGAGTCGCTGTCCCTGGTTCCCGGCGTCGACGCCCAGACCCAGGGCGGGCTGCGACAGCTGCGCCTCCAGCTGTCCATCCGCACGCTTGCCGATGCCCCAGCCCGCCGCGCCCTAGCCAGCCTCGTCGACACCGATCAGCTGGCGCGCCTGGCCACCGGCCGCAGCGCCGATCTGGACGTCGCCCGCAACCCGGTCGGCGCGGGCGCGGATCTCACCCCGCTGCGCGAGTTCGCCGAGAACCGGCCCATCCGGCTGGCTGCGGACCCGTCCGACGTGCCCGCCACCAACGCCGCCCATGCCCTCGTGGACGTGTTGACCAGCCAGGGCATCGACGCCGAGGTGGTCGGGGAGAAGATGTCAGTGATCACCTCTACGCTGCTGCCCAACGAGCGCGCCGATGCCGTCCTCGCCTGGCACGACCTCAGCCTGCAGCCGGCGGACTTCGCCGATTATTTCGTCTGCCCGGGCCCCGAGAACAAGGCCGTCGGCGACCTGTCCGGCTATTGCCCGGAGGAAGCCGAGGCGCAGCTGGGACGTATCCTGGGAGGCGAATACTCGGGCGAACAGGCCCTCGAGCAGGTGCGCGCCCTGAACGCGGCCCAGACCCTCTACGTGCCGATTGTGGACGAGACCCGAGTGCACGCCGTGGGCCGGGGCATCGCGGGCCCTGCGGGCACACCCGCCGAGTGGTCGCTGGAATCCGCCCCAACCTGGAAAGAAGGAGAACGTGACGAAAACTAA
- the mshB gene encoding N-acetyl-1-D-myo-inositol-2-amino-2-deoxy-alpha-D-glucopyranoside deacetylase produces the protein MTKTNLDLAGYRVLVTHAHPDDETLFTGGTIAGLSGRGAQVTVATATLGEEGEVIGDKYQHLVADDADQLGGFRIGELDAAVAHLGARSVLLGGPGQFRDSGMASSAAHANPRALANRVPEAAQLIAQLIDELRPNAVFTYGPDGGYGHPDHIAVHQATHQALQQAGWAVPRVWWAIYERELTLGALDTLRPPEGWQLPSAEYLDNFTNAGADLKVRLTPAAYQAKRRAMAAHATQIWLGDGTVTETNPEPAWVQAANPTEVPTGYALSNRLLMPLPRTESYQLAQGPSPLGEGIRGLLGELDS, from the coding sequence GTGACGAAAACTAACCTGGATCTTGCGGGCTACCGCGTGCTGGTTACGCACGCGCATCCGGACGACGAGACGCTCTTTACCGGCGGCACCATCGCTGGCCTGAGCGGGCGCGGGGCCCAGGTGACCGTCGCAACGGCCACGCTGGGCGAAGAAGGCGAGGTCATCGGCGACAAATACCAGCACCTGGTGGCGGACGATGCCGACCAGCTGGGCGGATTCCGCATCGGGGAGCTCGACGCTGCCGTGGCTCACCTGGGCGCGCGCTCCGTGCTGCTGGGCGGGCCCGGCCAGTTCCGCGACTCCGGGATGGCAAGCTCTGCCGCCCACGCCAACCCGCGCGCCCTGGCCAACCGGGTGCCGGAGGCGGCCCAGCTCATCGCCCAGCTCATCGACGAGCTGCGGCCCAATGCCGTCTTCACCTACGGGCCCGACGGCGGCTACGGCCACCCCGACCACATCGCGGTGCACCAGGCCACCCACCAGGCCCTCCAGCAGGCCGGCTGGGCCGTTCCCCGGGTGTGGTGGGCCATCTACGAGCGCGAGCTGACGCTGGGCGCCCTGGACACACTGCGCCCGCCGGAGGGCTGGCAGCTGCCGAGCGCCGAGTACCTGGACAACTTCACCAACGCCGGCGCCGACCTCAAGGTCCGGCTCACCCCGGCCGCCTACCAGGCCAAGCGCCGCGCGATGGCGGCGCACGCGACCCAGATCTGGCTTGGCGACGGCACCGTCACCGAGACCAATCCGGAACCCGCCTGGGTGCAGGCGGCCAACCCGACCGAGGTGCCCACCGGCTACGCCCTGTCCAACCGCCTGCTGATGCCGCTGCCGCGCACCGAGTCCTACCAGCTAGCCCAAGGCCCATCGCCGCTCGGCGAGGGCATCCGCGGGCTGCTGGGGGAGCTAGACTCATGA
- the fdxA gene encoding ferredoxin: MTYTIAQPCVDVMDRSCVEECPVDCIYEGKRSLYIHPDECVDCGACEPACPVEAIFYEDDVPDEWLDYNDANAAFFDDLGSPGGAAALGPQDFDAPMIAALPPQNQE, from the coding sequence ATGACTTATACAATCGCCCAACCTTGTGTTGACGTGATGGACCGGTCCTGCGTCGAGGAGTGCCCGGTCGACTGCATCTATGAAGGCAAGCGTTCCCTCTATATCCACCCCGACGAGTGCGTGGACTGCGGCGCCTGCGAGCCCGCCTGCCCGGTGGAAGCCATCTTCTACGAGGACGACGTGCCGGACGAGTGGCTCGACTACAACGACGCCAACGCCGCCTTCTTCGACGACCTGGGTTCCCCGGGCGGGGCCGCCGCCCTGGGCCCGCAGGACTTCGACGCGCCGATGATTGCCGCGTTGCCGCCACAGAATCAGGAGTAG
- the dapC gene encoding succinyldiaminopimelate transaminase yields the protein MNRTPLGEKLPDFPWDSLADAKAKAAAHPDGIINLSVGTPVDPVSPGVQLGLTSTAAEPGYPATAGSPELQQAIVSAMERRYHVIGLDTKSVLPVIGSKEAIAWLPTLLGLSGHRIVIPGLAYPTYEVGARLADAEVVRADDISDFGDASLVYLNYPANPTGQVAPIEHLREVVAWARAHDAIVASDECYLGLGWNDDNPPVSILDPRVCDGDHTGLLALHSLSKTANLASYRAAFIAGDRDLVQELLAVRKHAGLIVPGPIQSAMVAALEDDASEQLQRQLYARRRVALIKALTAAGFSIDHSDGGLYLWATRGEDCRATVDWLAERGILVAPGDFYGPAGKQYIRMGLNGTDEGIAAAVERLGR from the coding sequence ATGAACCGCACCCCGCTGGGGGAAAAGCTACCGGACTTTCCCTGGGACTCGCTGGCCGACGCCAAGGCCAAGGCCGCCGCGCACCCGGACGGAATCATCAACCTGTCCGTCGGGACCCCCGTGGACCCGGTCTCGCCGGGGGTGCAGCTGGGTTTGACATCGACGGCCGCGGAGCCAGGCTACCCCGCCACCGCCGGCTCGCCGGAGCTGCAACAGGCCATCGTGAGCGCAATGGAGCGGCGCTACCACGTCATCGGCCTGGACACGAAGTCGGTACTGCCGGTTATCGGTTCCAAGGAGGCCATCGCGTGGCTGCCCACCCTGCTGGGGCTGAGCGGCCACCGGATCGTGATCCCGGGCCTGGCGTACCCGACCTACGAGGTAGGCGCGCGGCTCGCCGACGCCGAGGTTGTCCGCGCCGACGATATCTCCGACTTCGGCGATGCCTCGCTGGTCTACCTCAACTATCCCGCCAACCCGACCGGGCAAGTCGCACCCATTGAGCACCTCCGCGAGGTCGTCGCCTGGGCACGGGCTCACGATGCCATCGTCGCCTCCGACGAGTGCTACCTCGGCCTAGGCTGGAACGATGACAACCCGCCGGTGTCCATCCTGGATCCGCGCGTGTGCGACGGCGACCACACCGGCCTGCTGGCCCTGCACTCGCTGTCCAAGACCGCCAACCTAGCGTCCTACCGCGCGGCGTTTATAGCCGGCGACCGCGACCTCGTCCAGGAGCTGCTGGCCGTGCGCAAGCACGCCGGCCTCATCGTGCCCGGCCCCATCCAGTCCGCGATGGTCGCCGCGCTTGAAGACGACGCCTCCGAGCAGCTGCAACGCCAGCTCTACGCCCGCCGGCGCGTGGCGCTGATAAAGGCGCTGACGGCAGCGGGTTTTAGCATTGACCACTCCGACGGCGGGCTTTACCTGTGGGCCACCCGCGGCGAGGACTGCCGGGCGACCGTCGACTGGCTGGCCGAGCGCGGCATCCTGGTCGCACCTGGCGACTTCTACGGTCCGGCCGGCAAGCAGTACATCCGCATGGGGCTTAACGGCACCGACGAGGGGATCGCCGCCGCGGTGGAGCGCCTGGGGCGCTAG
- a CDS encoding pseudouridine synthase — protein sequence MGCREGISPQKTVLRGHVPSEGEYWAARAGDSPFAEGEKLCPGQPLPRPVPAWFHPAVAEEEEIPFHHRVLFTDEDLIVVDKPHFLPTTSNGRIVRNTVQTRLRLEFGEDEIVPIHRLDRLTAGLVVCSRRRATRGAYQQLFAQRRVRKHYRAELSAPLDVDGLITLPMRKKPGQRRVTVDAAGTTTRTRVRAHGRVADLWPETGHTHQLRVLLNHLGAPIAGDDTYPTDRGLDLYDFSRPLKLWHTSLSFTDPLQGTQRRFSLPQ from the coding sequence ATCGGCTGCCGGGAGGGCATCTCCCCGCAAAAGACCGTCCTGCGCGGCCATGTTCCTTCGGAAGGGGAGTACTGGGCCGCCCGCGCCGGCGACTCCCCCTTCGCCGAAGGAGAGAAGCTCTGCCCCGGCCAGCCGCTGCCGCGGCCCGTGCCCGCGTGGTTCCACCCCGCCGTGGCTGAGGAAGAGGAGATCCCGTTCCACCACCGCGTCCTCTTTACCGACGAGGACCTCATCGTGGTGGACAAGCCGCATTTTCTGCCGACGACGAGCAACGGGCGCATCGTCCGCAATACCGTCCAGACCCGCCTCCGCCTGGAATTCGGCGAGGACGAGATCGTGCCCATTCACCGGCTGGACCGGCTGACCGCGGGGTTGGTCGTCTGCTCCCGCAGGCGCGCTACCCGCGGCGCCTACCAACAACTTTTCGCCCAGCGCCGCGTGCGCAAACACTACCGCGCGGAGCTTAGCGCCCCGCTGGATGTCGACGGGCTCATCACCCTGCCCATGCGCAAAAAACCCGGCCAGCGCCGCGTGACCGTCGATGCCGCCGGTACCACCACCCGCACCCGAGTCCGCGCGCACGGGCGAGTGGCCGATCTGTGGCCGGAGACTGGGCACACGCACCAGCTGCGGGTGTTGCTGAATCATTTGGGCGCGCCGATCGCCGGCGACGACACCTACCCAACCGACCGTGGCCTGGACCTTTACGATTTTTCCCGGCCGCTGAAGCTCTGGCACACCAGCCTTAGTTTTACCGATCCATTGCAAGGCACGCAGCGCCGGTTTTCACTCCCGCAGTAG
- a CDS encoding GtrA family protein, protein MSEQSIARMAANLRQFIKFGMVGGSGALVNFAVFVLCKKISEDFFHVHETDVWFPILGTEFNVRWYNVFMVIAFLVANTWNYQLNRMWTFKSVNSVSWLRGFFPFLLTGLGALVVSQIFMVLLMNPTTPIGLPREIFDDSTGLRTMSYWANMISVILAMPVNFIINKLWTFRSRPEGPRVVHEQEPA, encoded by the coding sequence ATGAGTGAGCAGAGCATCGCGCGCATGGCGGCCAACCTCCGGCAGTTCATCAAGTTCGGCATGGTGGGCGGCTCGGGCGCGCTGGTTAACTTTGCCGTCTTCGTGCTATGCAAGAAGATTTCCGAGGACTTCTTCCACGTGCACGAAACCGACGTCTGGTTCCCGATTCTAGGCACCGAATTCAACGTGCGCTGGTACAACGTGTTCATGGTGATCGCTTTCCTCGTGGCCAACACGTGGAACTACCAGCTCAACCGCATGTGGACTTTCAAATCAGTCAACAGCGTGTCCTGGCTGCGCGGCTTCTTCCCCTTCCTGCTCACCGGGCTGGGCGCGCTGGTCGTCTCACAGATTTTCATGGTGCTGCTGATGAACCCCACCACGCCAATCGGCCTGCCGCGCGAGATCTTCGACGATTCCACCGGCCTGCGCACCATGTCCTACTGGGCCAACATGATTTCGGTCATCCTCGCCATGCCGGTCAACTTCATCATCAACAAGCTCTGGACCTTCCGCTCGCGGCCCGAGGGGCCGCGCGTCGTCCACGAGCAGGAGCCCGCCTAG
- a CDS encoding type IV toxin-antitoxin system AbiEi family antitoxin domain-containing protein, whose product MAMWTTARLREEGIGKRRIRMLLAEGRLFRIHRGVYTDQQPSAREVAMCLLAAYPRAALAGRSAMEVHCGLPLSFPLTLEGPRTIVGENFRVVHSRMRSKQEVNGLRVVEPLWAARRCPERSGPMLEAHYHGKDGRARLTKDRRRMGRIPKGLRACLRECAIGTDSLRERELARALRKEGIYPIHNSVVAGYRFDLELRRWKILIEVDGYTYHSQHRNFILDRMKSNSGQNHGYLVLRFTGDCIRFNLPSVINQIHDAIKRRTRNSPKNLTYASREPAWKWHWNL is encoded by the coding sequence ATGGCGATGTGGACGACTGCGCGGCTGCGGGAAGAGGGCATCGGCAAGCGGCGGATTCGAATGCTGCTGGCCGAGGGCCGACTTTTTCGTATCCATCGCGGCGTCTACACGGACCAGCAACCGAGCGCGCGCGAGGTCGCTATGTGCCTGCTGGCAGCGTATCCGCGTGCGGCGCTCGCCGGGCGAAGCGCCATGGAGGTGCACTGCGGGCTACCGCTCAGTTTTCCACTAACGCTGGAGGGGCCGCGGACCATCGTGGGCGAGAATTTCCGCGTCGTGCATTCGCGGATGCGGTCGAAACAGGAGGTCAACGGATTGCGGGTCGTGGAACCCTTGTGGGCGGCGCGGCGCTGTCCGGAGCGCAGCGGGCCCATGCTGGAAGCGCACTACCACGGAAAAGATGGACGGGCCCGGCTAACTAAGGACAGGCGCCGGATGGGGCGGATACCCAAGGGACTGAGGGCCTGCCTGCGCGAGTGCGCCATCGGCACGGATTCGCTCCGCGAGCGGGAACTGGCGCGAGCCCTGCGTAAAGAGGGGATCTACCCGATTCATAACTCGGTCGTGGCCGGTTACCGCTTCGACCTGGAGCTGCGGCGGTGGAAGATTCTCATCGAGGTCGACGGGTATACCTACCATAGCCAGCACCGCAACTTCATCCTCGACCGCATGAAATCCAACTCCGGCCAGAACCATGGTTACCTGGTGCTTAGGTTTACCGGCGACTGCATTCGTTTCAACCTGCCCAGCGTGATCAACCAGATTCACGATGCCATCAAGCGGCGCACCAGGAACAGCCCCAAGAACTTGACCTATGCGAGCCGCGAGCCAGCCTGGAAGTGGCACTGGAACCTCTAA
- a CDS encoding amino acid permease, whose protein sequence is MMGLGSTIGAGLFLGTGVAIAAAGPAVLVAYVIAGALAILVMQMLGEMGTVIPASGSFSEYAEHGIGRWAGFTQGWIYWLATVAVLGAEITGAAAFIGAWLAVPPWIPAAVCVAIFGVINLLHVRSFGEFEYWFAAIKVVVIVTFLLLGLALIFGLLPGHTFVGTEIFLDDGFMPNGLSGVATGLLAVAFAFGGIEVVAIASAESEDPKRSLVNAVRSTILRISVFYLGSVLVITFLLPYSSLGDSDTAAASPFTRVLEHAGIPFAAGLMEVIIVLALLSAFNAQIYASSRMMHSLATRREAPRIFARTNTHGVPLPAIGLSVALAAVMVVLNYADTGWLLTFMLNSAGASLLIVWTFIAVAQLRLRRQLEARYELPIRMWAYPYLTWLTLIALAGIAVLMLSDASSRIQLASAAAMFAVLAVAGFINSKVRGISPTSTLDLP, encoded by the coding sequence ATGATGGGCCTAGGCTCCACCATCGGTGCCGGGCTCTTCCTCGGAACCGGGGTGGCCATCGCCGCCGCTGGGCCGGCGGTGCTTGTCGCTTATGTCATCGCCGGCGCGCTGGCCATCCTCGTGATGCAGATGCTCGGCGAGATGGGCACCGTCATCCCCGCTTCCGGCTCGTTTTCCGAGTACGCCGAGCACGGCATCGGACGCTGGGCGGGCTTCACGCAGGGCTGGATCTACTGGCTGGCCACCGTGGCCGTGCTGGGCGCCGAAATCACCGGCGCCGCCGCCTTCATCGGCGCGTGGCTGGCCGTGCCGCCGTGGATTCCCGCGGCCGTGTGCGTGGCCATCTTCGGCGTGATTAACCTTCTGCACGTGCGCTCCTTCGGCGAGTTCGAGTACTGGTTCGCCGCCATCAAGGTCGTCGTCATCGTCACTTTCCTGCTGCTGGGCCTGGCGCTCATCTTCGGCCTGCTACCCGGCCACACCTTCGTGGGCACCGAGATCTTCCTAGATGACGGCTTCATGCCCAACGGCCTGTCCGGCGTGGCCACCGGTCTGCTGGCGGTCGCCTTCGCCTTCGGCGGCATCGAGGTCGTCGCCATCGCCTCCGCCGAGTCGGAGGATCCGAAACGCTCCCTGGTCAACGCCGTGCGCTCGACCATCCTGCGCATCTCGGTATTCTACCTGGGATCCGTGCTGGTGATTACCTTCCTGCTGCCCTACTCCTCGCTGGGCGATTCCGATACCGCCGCCGCCTCGCCGTTTACCCGCGTGCTCGAACACGCCGGCATCCCGTTCGCGGCCGGCCTCATGGAGGTCATCATCGTGCTGGCGCTGCTGTCCGCCTTCAACGCGCAAATCTACGCCTCCTCCCGCATGATGCACTCCCTGGCCACCCGCCGCGAGGCCCCGCGCATCTTCGCCCGCACCAACACCCACGGCGTGCCGCTGCCCGCCATCGGGCTGTCGGTCGCGCTGGCCGCCGTCATGGTCGTGCTCAACTACGCCGACACCGGCTGGCTGCTGACCTTCATGCTCAACTCGGCGGGCGCTTCCCTGCTTATCGTGTGGACCTTCATCGCGGTCGCGCAGCTGCGCCTGCGCCGCCAGCTCGAGGCCCGCTACGAGCTTCCCATCCGCATGTGGGCCTACCCCTACCTGACGTGGCTGACGCTGATTGCGCTGGCCGGCATCGCCGTGCTCATGCTCAGCGATGCCTCCTCCCGCATCCAGCTCGCCTCCGCCGCCGCCATGTTCGCGGTGCTGGCGGTTGCCGGGTTCATCAACTCGAAGGTCCGCGGCATCTCCCCGACCTCGACGCTGGACCTGCCTTAG
- the dapD gene encoding 2,3,4,5-tetrahydropyridine-2,6-dicarboxylate N-succinyltransferase: protein MTSASARGLATITHDGTVLDVWFPAVHTDQPVEQSGTTQLDEVPQQFAELVGPDEERGVARVAVATGIASLDDAPIDTYDAYLRLHLLSHRAVRPHELNMDGIFGHLANVVWTNYGPCAVSDFQMVRGRLASRGPVTVYSVDKFPRMVDYVIPSGVRIGDADRVRLGAHLAEGTTVMHEGFVNFNAGTLGASMVEGRISAGVLVGDGSDIGGGASIMGTLSGGGKEVISLGERCLLGANSGVGISLGDDCVVEAGLYVTAGTRVTVYGKVAEAAGVEPGEQVKAAQLSGASGVLLRRHSVTGAVEATEWKAAAVALNSDLHKN from the coding sequence ATGACTTCAGCATCCGCCCGCGGACTCGCGACCATCACCCACGACGGCACGGTCTTGGATGTTTGGTTCCCGGCCGTCCACACCGACCAGCCGGTGGAGCAGTCCGGCACCACCCAGCTGGATGAGGTCCCCCAGCAGTTCGCTGAGCTGGTAGGCCCCGACGAGGAGCGCGGCGTCGCCCGAGTGGCGGTTGCCACCGGCATCGCCTCGCTTGACGATGCCCCCATCGACACCTACGACGCCTACCTGCGCCTGCACCTGCTGTCCCACCGCGCGGTCCGCCCGCACGAGCTGAACATGGACGGCATCTTCGGCCACCTGGCCAACGTCGTGTGGACCAACTACGGCCCCTGCGCCGTCTCCGACTTCCAGATGGTGCGCGGCCGCCTGGCTTCCCGCGGTCCGGTCACCGTCTACTCGGTGGACAAGTTCCCCCGCATGGTCGACTACGTCATCCCCTCCGGCGTGCGCATTGGGGACGCCGACCGCGTCCGGTTGGGTGCCCACCTGGCGGAGGGCACCACCGTCATGCATGAGGGCTTCGTCAACTTCAACGCCGGCACCCTGGGCGCGTCCATGGTCGAGGGCCGCATCTCCGCCGGCGTCCTGGTCGGGGACGGCTCCGATATCGGCGGCGGCGCCTCCATCATGGGCACGCTGTCCGGCGGCGGCAAGGAGGTCATCTCCTTGGGCGAGCGCTGCCTGCTCGGCGCCAATTCCGGCGTCGGCATCTCGCTGGGCGACGACTGCGTGGTCGAGGCGGGCCTCTACGTTACCGCGGGCACCCGCGTGACCGTCTACGGCAAGGTCGCTGAGGCCGCCGGCGTCGAGCCGGGCGAGCAGGTCAAGGCCGCTCAGCTCTCGGGCGCTTCCGGCGTGCTGCTGCGCCGCCACTCCGTGACCGGCGCGGTGGAGGCCACCGAGTGGAAGGCCGCGGCCGTGGCCCTCAACTCCGACCTCCACAAGAATTAA